One Apium graveolens cultivar Ventura unplaced genomic scaffold, ASM990537v1 ctg8135, whole genome shotgun sequence genomic window carries:
- the LOC141704694 gene encoding secreted RxLR effector protein 161-like codes for MTGTSEDITNAAAYLDIEFETKDLGKTRFCLGIQVEHLSSGILVHQPTYTKKILDRFYMDKTHPLTTPMVVRSLEVEKDPFRSRREDEDALGPEVPYLSTIGALMYLVNNTRPDIAFSVNLLARFSYNPTKRHWDEIKHIFRYLRGIIDLGLFFSHSSKSQLTGYADVRYMSDPHFGRSQTSYLFTYCGTAIS; via the exons ATGACGG GTACTTCCGAAGATATTACTAACGCTGCTGCTTATTTGGACATTGAGTTTGAAACGAAGGATCTTGGAAAGACAAGATTTTGCTTAGGCATACAGGTGGAACACTTATCTTCGGGTATACTTGTTCATCAACCCACTTATACAAAAAAGATTCTTGATCGGTTCTACATGGATAAAACTCATCCATTAACGACACCAATGGTTGTTCGATCACTCGAAGTTGAAAAGGATCCATTCCGATCCAGAAGAGAAGATGAAGATGCACTTGGGCCTGAAGTTCCATATCTTAGTACTATTGGAGCTCTTATGTATCTTGTAAATAACACAAGACCCGATATTGCTTTTTCTGTGAACCTGTTGGCAAGATTCAGTTATAATCCAACTAAAAGGCATTGGGATGAGATTAAACACATATTTAGATATCTTCGTGGGATAATTGATCTCGGGTTATTCTTTTCACATAGTTCAAAGTCACAACTGACTGGATATGCAGATGTTAGGTACatgtcagatcctcattttggACGATCACAAACAAGTTATCTATTCACATATTGTGGCACTGCTATCTCTTGA